The DNA region TTATACAATTGGCATTGCTTCCACTCATCCTCCGCAAAACCTCTTCGATGCCGGTGCAACAATGGTGATTCCTGATTTCACAGATTCTCAATTGTGGTCGTTCTTGCGATCTTCTGAAATAGCCGGCTGATGGACGATTGCCGGTTTAACTTGCCTGTTGCAATTGAAGGAAAGAGGCAAAGGGGATCAGAAATCAACGGTATTTTCACGGTTTGGGGATCGTGGGAGAGAAATTTGCTAGATCCGAGCAAGTTTGGATTGTAACTTGTGAATTTTGCTTAGGGGCTTAGCGCGTCTAAGCCTTTCCCTTAAAGCTTTTCAGTTTTTTACGAATTAATTCGTCAATTTCCTTAATTAACCGGACTTTATCATATAAACGAAATAAAAAATGCCATCTTGGCAGATTGTGAATCCTATAAGCAATCGAAATTTTTTTTATCACTGTTTCTTATAAATTTTAAGTAACAGATTTTTTTAATCTTTTTCTCCCTTTTTTGATACCTAGACTACTTCTCGCTCGAAAAAAAAGCTTCATAGTATAAACATCACTTTCGAGCGATAACTTTTATGCAAACCAGTAGCCCTTGTACCTCCACTTGTCGCAATTGCCGATTCTACAGCATCGAAGGACGCCGAGGGGGTCACTGCCAGCTACTCGATGTGCCGGTGCAAGGTAGCTGGAAGTCTTGTTCCTTAGCTATGCAACCTTTTGCGCCGGCATGGGACAATCTGGAAGAGATTATGCTCTGGCCGCAGGAAAGTTTGATGCAGCAGCCGGCATGAGGATGATGCCTCTGTGAAGCCTGCCGGTGCCGGTTAATCGCAAATTCCGGTTAGCTAAACTTTTTTTGCTGACTCTAAACTCCTGATGATGCCAGAATCATCTATTAATGCGATCTTGTAATGCCGGCAGACAAGATGCCGGGTGCAACCATTCTGCTTTAATAACTTGTATAAAGTTAAAAGGTGTGAGGATTTTGAGCCGGCATTTCAAATAACCGTCTGATTAAATATAAGCTGTAAAACAATGTTTCTCGTCTCAAAAACTCCGATTGAGCCGAAAAACTTTTATATCGTGTCGTTAGCGTTGGAGATGACTTAGCCTTCATGTCTAAATCTTGCGCCATTCGCATCGCTCGTTTCATGTGCAACGGATCGCTGACGATTAAAAATTGACTTAACTGATTATTTTCAGCTTCTTGTTTCGCATAATAGAGATTTTGAAACGTTGTTCGTGACTGCGTTTCAGTCAAAATATCTGCTGCTGCAACTCCCCGATCAATTGCATAATCTTTCGCCACGATTGATTCTGCCTGTTCGGAGACTTCCCCTTGTCCGCCGGTGAAAATAATATTTTTAACTTGATTCGTTTTGTAGAGCGTAATTGCATGATTGATGCGCTCTCTAAAAACGGGTGACGGTTCCGTATCCCAAACTGCCGCACCCAAGACAATGGCTGCATCTGCTTTCTCAGTTGTTGTTTGACTGCCGTAGAAATAGATGCTGCCGGCTAAATATCCAATCCATAGGATAAAAGTAGCAATTCCTAGAATTGCCACTCTCGCAAATCTTCGTTTCAGCCGCTTAACTTTTTTAGGGGATGTGGCTAACTTCATTTTTTAAGGATTTCAGTAATCAATCATCGAAAAAGAAAAGGCAGGGTGCTGTCCCCCAATTGCCAACCGAACAATATTTTCACAAATTCTCAATCCGTTTTCACTGTTGGTTAAAATAACCATTCCAGTTTTAGATCTTTTGGAACCCAAAGTAAAGCTTTTGAAGATGCCGCTATCTCCCCAATGCCAGAAAAAATCTCCATCATTGGTGCGTTCTAAACCCCAGCCAAGACCCCAACCCAAAGACTGACTAATTCTGCTGTTTTGTTGCAGCATTATCTCCAAACTTTGTTCATTGAGTCGGAAAGGATCATTCACTGCCGGCTCCATCATGGCGATTAAAAATTTTGCGTAGTCGGTGGCAGTTGTGCGTAAACTACCGGCACCGTTTGCTTGAGAGGGTTTACCTACAGGAAACGGAACGCCATCCCTATCATGTCCGTTCGCCGCTAAAGATTGAAAAGAACTTCTCCAAATATAACTGCTGTTTGTCATACCAAGAGGCGCAAAGACGTTGCGGGTTACATATTCATTAAACGGTTGCCTTGTTATGCGCTCTATAACACTTTGTAAATAAAGAAAACCTTCACTTGAATAGCTAAATTTTGAACCGGGAGTAAAATCTATCCACACCGGCTCATCTCCACTCCAATTCGGAAATCCCGTTGTATGAGACAATACCAATCGCGCTGATATTTTCCAAATTCTGGGATCAGAAATGTAAGGTTTAGCCGTATAATTTGTTAAAGGAGCGTCGAGGTCTAATTCGCCCCGCTCATACAATTTCATAGCAGCATAAGCCAACACCGGCTTGCTTAAAGAAGCGGCAGCAAATACGGTATTTTCATTAACAGGTTGCCCACTGTCTGTATTTTTAACGCCGAAGCCACGACTCCAGAGAATTTCTCTATCCCTAACAACTGCAACGGCAACGCCCGGAACCCCGGATCTTTGCATGAGTTGAGGAATTTGCTGTTGAAGATCGGTAATTAATTTTTCTGCCGGCACATTGGTTTTTAACTGTCCTGAAGCGCGAGAATTACATCCCAAGCTCACCAAGCCAAAAGTCGAAAGACCGAGAATTCCAGCTTGACTATGCTTCAGAAACCGCCGGCGAGAAATCCGTTTAGACATTGCTATCAATCCTAAATCCCTGTGAAATTTTCTAAAATTATTATCTTAGCAAATAAAAAAACAGCGCTAGCCGTTGCAACGAGATCAGAATTCAATCATTTCTTATGAGGCAAGCAAGATGCCTGCCTCACAAGAATTTGAGCTAAATAAATTTCAGTGTTCTAGCAAGCTCTCGGATATGTTTTTTATCGGCCACTAACGTAAAATTGTTGTATTGAGTTCCCGAAATTTTAATCAATCGCGGAGCTTGAACAATGAGCTGAGCTTGGTTCATCATGCTTTTATCTTGATCCTGTGAAGGCCAAATCAAACAGGCTTGCTGTCCCTGAATTCGTAGTTTCTCGATGCGAGGATTTGCTCCGTAAGGCTTGAGTTTATGACTTGCTTCTTGAGCGCACAAAGCCTCAAAAGTTATTCCTTCACGAGTGCCGGCAGACATCATAAAAAAGCCATCAGAGCTGCCATAACGCGTGTTAAAGGTATCGTAACCTGCTATTAATTTCCAGTGACTCGGATATTGCAAGGTGGCGCGAAAAGTTGAGCTAGTAAATGTCTTTTTACGCTGGTTGACAATTGGGCTAGCAGCTCCATCCAATGCAAGAAGATTAAGTAGCATAAAACTTGTGCCGGCGGACAAAATTCCAGCCAACAAAAAAACGGGAACAAGCTTGCGATGGGAAAATCCAAATTTTCCCTCACTTATTTCACGAAAACAATACCGCTCCATCTTTTTCCAGAGATGTCTCATAAATCGTTACCTTAGATTAAAATCAGGACTGGTTTTCTTCTAGCAAGTTTCCGAATCCAAAAAGATTGCTGAAATTGCTTGATTACCAGCCTTGCTGTCGTGCCTGGTTTCACAATTATTAAAATCTTGAAAGTTAGCAAAATTTTGTTAAAGATAGCCACTTTTTAAAGTGTCTGTATAACTTCTTTAATTATCCGGAATTTGCCAAAACCGGAATGAATTTAATAAGTTTGGTGAATTTAACGAATAAAATTAATCGTTTCAGTTAAAAGATTTTAAACTTAAAAATTAATGAGCATTTATTTTTATTTTCTGCCGGCTCTTATAAAGAATTTCTCTAGAAAAAG from Microcoleus sp. FACHB-68 includes:
- a CDS encoding YdcF family protein — its product is MKLATSPKKVKRLKRRFARVAILGIATFILWIGYLAGSIYFYGSQTTTEKADAAIVLGAAVWDTEPSPVFRERINHAITLYKTNQVKNIIFTGGQGEVSEQAESIVAKDYAIDRGVAAADILTETQSRTTFQNLYYAKQEAENNQLSQFLIVSDPLHMKRAMRMAQDLDMKAKSSPTLTTRYKSFSAQSEFLRRETLFYSLYLIRRLFEMPAQNPHTF
- a CDS encoding serine hydrolase domain-containing protein, coding for MSKRISRRRFLKHSQAGILGLSTFGLVSLGCNSRASGQLKTNVPAEKLITDLQQQIPQLMQRSGVPGVAVAVVRDREILWSRGFGVKNTDSGQPVNENTVFAAASLSKPVLAYAAMKLYERGELDLDAPLTNYTAKPYISDPRIWKISARLVLSHTTGFPNWSGDEPVWIDFTPGSKFSYSSEGFLYLQSVIERITRQPFNEYVTRNVFAPLGMTNSSYIWRSSFQSLAANGHDRDGVPFPVGKPSQANGAGSLRTTATDYAKFLIAMMEPAVNDPFRLNEQSLEIMLQQNSRISQSLGWGLGWGLERTNDGDFFWHWGDSGIFKSFTLGSKRSKTGMVILTNSENGLRICENIVRLAIGGQHPAFSFSMIDY
- a CDS encoding peptidase M56, yielding MLLNLLALDGAASPIVNQRKKTFTSSTFRATLQYPSHWKLIAGYDTFNTRYGSSDGFFMMSAGTREGITFEALCAQEASHKLKPYGANPRIEKLRIQGQQACLIWPSQDQDKSMMNQAQLIVQAPRLIKISGTQYNNFTLVADKKHIRELARTLKFI